The genomic stretch TCTGACATCATCCAGAGCTTCACTTCATTCCACTGCTCCCCCATCCATAGATCCTTGACCTTCAAAGAAGTACGAACAGGTCTGGCATTAGAAATGCTAGCCAAAGGAAAATTTGTCACACAAGAATCAAACCAAAAACTGATGTTCCCCTCTCCCACCACCCATCTGACATCTTCCTTGCAAAGATCCCCAACCTTAAACAATCTTCTCCACATCGGGCTGAATCGATTTGATCTATAGGTCACCAAGGGAATAGACACCGAGCAATATTTATGCATCATATACCTTGCCCACAGGGAGTCTTGTTCCCTAAACCTCCACCACATTGTGAGACTAAAGGCCTCCACCGAATCTGCCAAGCTACGTATGCCCAAGCCCCCCTCATCTGTAGGAAGACACACTCTTTGCCAATTAATCCAATGAGTCTTTTTCGAAGTATTGCAAGATCCCCATAAAAATCGAGCCATCACTTGCTCAATCTGTTTAAGTGCCCCCTTTGTTGGTTCAAGCACCTGAAAAATATGGATTGGTAGGGCTCCCAGGACATTTCTTATCAGGGTTAGCCGACCTCCAAACGACAGATGCCTGTGACCCCAGCTATGAATGCTTGAGGAAATTTTATCTCTGATAAAAAGGAACatacttgtttttttttcagcCCTTAAAAATTGGGGATCCTAGATAAGTAAAAGGAAGGCTCCCCTGTTAAAACCCACTAACTTCCCTCACATCCCTTGCCCATGCAACATGTTTTTTATCCAAGTAGAAGCAGCTCTTTCCTACATTGACTTTTTGACCAGAAACCTTCATATAATGACTCAAACATTCAGTAAGCAACCGGAGTGAAGAAGTTTTGGCCTGCGAGAAAACCATAATATCATCTGCATACGCCAAATGAGATATTCCCATAGTATATCTTGTCGTGCGATACATCATCTCCTTACGGCCAATGATGAGACGATCAAGCAGCCTTGACAAATAATCCGCTGCTAAGATAAATAATGAGGGTGAAATCGGATCCCCTTGTCTGAGCCCCCGTGACGATTTAAAAAACCAGCCACACTCCCatttattaaaatagagaaCCAACAAGAAGATATACAGTTTCCAATCAGCCTTAACCATTTATCCGAGAACCCCATCTTCCCAAGGACTTTGATCAAGAACGGCCACTGAACGCGATCATAGGCTTTTTCCATATCAAGCTTAAGCACCATGTTCGGGGACGACACACTTTTCCAAATTTCATGGAATAACTCCTTCGCCAAGAGCACATTGTCACTAAGCAATCGCCCCTTAATAAATCTGCTTTGATTTGGAACAGTAAGCAAAGGGAGGAGAAGAGCCAATCTTGAAGTAAGAATCTTAGAGATAATCTTGTTCATTACATTACATAAACTGATAGGCCTAAACTCAGCCCATCTTGTTGGATCCTTCTTCTTTGGAACCAAAACAATTAGGGTTGCCGCAATACCAAGCGGTATATGGGCTCCAGCAAAGAAATTAAGAACAGCCTCAACCACGTCACCCCCAATGATATCCCAGCAACTTTGAAAAAATAAGGCTGAATAACCATCTGGTCCTGCAGCACTCTCTGCATTGATGCTAAAAACCGTCTGCTTTATTACTTCAACCGAAGGTGCCTTCTCCAGCAGTTCCATGTTCACCTGAGGAGGTAGGACTGAGAGAATTTCCAGGTCTGGTTCATCCAGCAGCCCCACATCATCAGTTAGAAGCCCCTTAAAGAATCTTTCTGCTGAGTTTCTGATGTCCATTTCATCTGTGAGCACCTGATCTCCCTCCTCAATCATATGTATCCTTGATTTAGTTCTTTTTTGCTTCACCCAGCCTTGAAAAAACCTTGTATTTCTTTCCCCCTCAGCCACCCATTTCAGAGCCGCCTTCTGACCCC from Salvia splendens isolate huo1 chromosome 4, SspV2, whole genome shotgun sequence encodes the following:
- the LOC121800876 gene encoding uncharacterized protein LOC121800876, which codes for MLPNGDFDTEVYEDEKDWDDEEDGENESMPQQEHLVEKRGAILGEGRVDMWNKLRELAARLDGCPWLVGGDFNIYVSEEERQGSMKRQGRKTREMMEFVKAISDCKLLDVGADGLKFTWASGNTFERLDRVLLGEGWANIFESTRVTNLPRILSDHCPLLDDTGTKGMINVQLKLSRLKRSLKIWNRVVFGNIFERLKKVKWKEASERYEQNPSPDMQGEMNRATVKFLLRLKMEEDFWGQKAALKWVAEGERNTRFFQGWVKQKRTKSRIHMIEEGDQVLTDEMDIRNSAERFFKGLLTDDVGLLDEPDLEILSVLPPQVNMELLEKAPSVEVIKQTVFSINAESAAGPDGYSALFFQSCWDIIGGDVVEAVLNFFAGAHIPLGIAATLIVLVPKKKDPTRWAEFRPISLCNVMNKIISKILTSRLALLLPLLTVPNQSRFIKGRLLSDNVLLAKELFHEIWKSVSSPNMVLKLDMEKAYDRVQWPFLIKVLGKMGFSDKWLRLIGNYDIMVFSQAKTSSLRLLTECLSHYMKVSGQKVNVGKSCFYLDKKHVAWARDVREVLEPTKGALKQIEQVMARFLWGSCNTSKKTHWINWQRVCLPTDEGGLGIRSLADSVEAFSLTMWWRFREQDSLWARSNRFSPMWRRLFKVGDLCKEDVRWVVGEGNISFWFDSCVTNFPLASISNARPVRTSLKVKDLWMGEQWNEVKLWMMSEEEGLPEEVVERILQIPIDTGVRDRGRWKLSGNGEFSTASAWELVRNRAANRIPVDTKMQWTGIALASMCRCCKNPQVESRLHLFVNGKAARRIWLHFARWFPHASEFGEVGENLEERFRWWQRQLGARSGHHLCTIIPCLIL